The Peptococcaceae bacterium 1198_IL3148 genome window below encodes:
- a CDS encoding LysM peptidoglycan-binding domain-containing protein yields the protein MIKKLISLFCIGALLTITFAGFMPASAGTYTVAPGDSLNSISTKYGTTVHKLMELNQLTTTVLDPGYQLKVPDPNNNLNQTAKKHTVVSGDTLYDIAIKYNTTVQALAAANKLSGTTIHPGQVLTIPGNHTVASRSATNRPIAYTDQELDLLARLIAAEARNESREAQVGVGAVVVNRVLSPKFPSTIKDVIYQPNQFGPARTGKINNAAPQSCITAAKEALNGVDTTNGALFFFDTGTTNSYLRSLPVATQHGNLIFSYDK from the coding sequence TTGATTAAAAAGTTAATATCCCTGTTTTGTATAGGGGCGTTATTGACCATCACATTTGCTGGTTTTATGCCAGCAAGCGCGGGTACCTATACTGTAGCGCCAGGTGACTCACTAAATTCCATCAGCACTAAGTATGGCACAACGGTACATAAATTGATGGAACTTAACCAACTAACCACCACCGTTCTAGATCCTGGCTATCAACTTAAAGTACCGGACCCAAACAACAACTTAAACCAAACTGCAAAAAAGCACACCGTTGTATCGGGAGACACCCTTTATGATATTGCAATAAAATACAACACCACTGTCCAAGCATTGGCCGCTGCCAACAAACTTTCAGGTACAACGATTCATCCGGGCCAAGTATTAACGATCCCTGGCAATCACACTGTGGCCAGCAGATCTGCAACCAACCGTCCCATTGCCTACACTGACCAAGAGCTGGATTTGCTAGCCCGTTTAATTGCTGCCGAAGCTAGAAATGAATCCAGGGAGGCCCAGGTGGGTGTGGGAGCGGTGGTAGTTAATCGAGTACTAAGCCCCAAGTTTCCCAGTACCATTAAAGATGTAATTTACCAACCTAATCAGTTTGGTCCGGCCCGCACTGGGAAAATTAATAATGCTGCACCACAAAGCTGTATCACTGCTGCTAAAGAGGCATTAAACGGTGTCGACACCACCAATGGGGCGCTTTTCTTCTTTGATACCGGTACAACAAATAGCTATTTACGTTCACTGCCGGTGGCGACTCAACATGGAAACTTGATATTTAGTTATGACAAATAA
- a CDS encoding endonuclease/exonuclease/phosphatase family protein: protein MSVSLRVLTHNIRHGLGLDNKVSLERIAWNILTSKAEICGIQEVDRFLPRSGLINQAKSLANLCGMSYAFGANVGWSRLAAYGTAILSRYPIIAVHNYPLPGTGEKRGLLKVVIEKDNLIINFFTTHLTLNAEERIAQVAAINEVLATVEGPVILTGDFNEEVTGKAVSLLLSGGMFNCLPQNGADIPTYPATNPQKQIDYIFAKGQWQVALAKVINSRGSDHLPYLVQLKKAED, encoded by the coding sequence ATGTCGGTTTCATTAAGAGTGCTGACACATAATATAAGGCATGGTTTAGGCCTGGATAACAAGGTGTCTTTGGAAAGGATTGCTTGGAATATTTTAACATCTAAAGCCGAGATTTGCGGTATACAAGAGGTGGACAGGTTTTTACCCCGCAGCGGTTTAATCAATCAAGCAAAAAGCTTAGCCAATTTGTGTGGCATGAGTTATGCTTTTGGGGCCAATGTAGGGTGGTCACGGTTGGCTGCCTATGGCACGGCAATACTATCTCGCTACCCAATTATAGCTGTCCATAACTACCCCTTACCAGGGACAGGAGAAAAAAGGGGATTGTTAAAGGTGGTAATTGAGAAGGATAATTTGATAATAAACTTTTTTACCACCCACTTAACCTTAAATGCTGAAGAGCGCATAGCCCAGGTGGCTGCTATAAACGAGGTGCTGGCGACCGTTGAGGGGCCAGTGATTTTAACTGGCGACTTTAATGAAGAGGTGACGGGAAAAGCAGTAAGTTTGTTGCTCTCTGGGGGCATGTTTAATTGCCTGCCCCAGAATGGGGCTGATATACCCACTTATCCCGCAACCAATCCCCAGAAACAGATTGACTATATTTTTGCCAAAGGGCAATGGCAAGTAGCCTTGGCTAAGGTAATAAACAGCAGAGGTTCAGATCATTTACCCTATCTGGTGCAATTGAAAAAAGCTGAGGATTAA
- a CDS encoding NAD-dependent deacylase yields MNYREKIEHLVSLVKISNKTLVLTGAGASTESGIPDFRSQKKGLWQKYNPEEVASLNALKRDPAKFYQLNMQWWRRCIEAQPNATHYGLAQLEKMGWLLGVITQNIDGLHQRAGSKRVWEVHGHLRTCRCFKCGRGYAFSQLESGYICHCGGVLRPDVVLFGDAMPKDYATAEKVMSGCQLLLVVGSSLQVYPVANLPQFARRLVIINHDPTPWDDRADLVLRESSGQVLGDVLANLDDEQGPIPW; encoded by the coding sequence TTGAATTACCGAGAGAAAATTGAGCATTTGGTTAGCTTGGTAAAAATTTCAAACAAAACCCTTGTGCTAACAGGGGCCGGGGCCAGTACTGAAAGCGGTATTCCTGATTTTCGCAGTCAAAAAAAAGGTCTGTGGCAAAAGTACAACCCAGAAGAAGTGGCCAGCCTCAATGCCTTAAAAAGAGATCCGGCAAAATTTTATCAATTAAATATGCAATGGTGGCGACGTTGTATAGAGGCGCAGCCCAATGCCACCCATTATGGTCTGGCTCAACTGGAAAAGATGGGGTGGTTGTTGGGGGTAATTACACAGAATATTGATGGGTTGCACCAACGTGCCGGATCCAAACGGGTATGGGAGGTGCATGGTCATTTAAGAACTTGTCGCTGTTTTAAATGTGGCCGGGGGTATGCTTTTAGTCAACTGGAAAGTGGTTATATCTGCCATTGTGGCGGTGTTTTGCGGCCCGATGTGGTACTGTTTGGTGACGCTATGCCAAAGGATTATGCCACAGCAGAAAAGGTGATGTCCGGTTGTCAGCTATTGCTGGTGGTGGGTAGCAGCTTGCAGGTTTACCCCGTGGCCAATTTGCCACAGTTTGCTAGGCGGTTGGTAATAATTAACCATGACCCCACCCCTTGGGATGATCGGGCGGATTTGGTATTAAGGGAATCTTCCGGCCAAGTGTTGGGGGATGTGTTGGCAAATTTGGATGATGAGCAAGGGCCTATACCTTGGTAA
- a CDS encoding N-acetyltransferase, translating to MLYRKAKISDIESIHRLITQYANQNQMLARSRSSLYEGVREFTVAEHNGLVIGTGSLHIIWDDLAEIRSLAVAPQYVKQGIGRQLINLFLQEARELEIDRVFALTYQPGFFQRCNFSTIAKEQLPQKVWKECVNCPLFPNCNETAVIINL from the coding sequence ATATTATACCGCAAAGCAAAGATTTCAGACATTGAATCAATTCACCGGTTGATAACCCAGTACGCTAACCAAAATCAAATGCTTGCCCGCTCACGGTCGTCTCTCTACGAAGGGGTGAGGGAATTCACCGTTGCCGAGCATAATGGCCTTGTGATTGGCACCGGTTCGTTGCACATCATTTGGGATGACCTGGCGGAGATCAGATCACTGGCAGTGGCTCCCCAATACGTCAAGCAAGGCATTGGCCGCCAGCTAATTAACTTATTTTTGCAAGAAGCTAGGGAATTAGAAATTGATCGGGTCTTTGCCCTGACCTATCAACCTGGTTTTTTTCAGCGCTGCAATTTTAGTACCATAGCTAAAGAACAGCTGCCCCAGAAGGTTTGGAAGGAGTGTGTAAACTGTCCGTTGTTTCCCAATTGCAATGAGACAGCGGTGATCATTAACCTATAA
- a CDS encoding zinc ribbon domain-containing protein → MEFFNRLGERAKELGEKAKEVGKRPTELVEVTKLRYEVSKLKKVMDNNIEAIGELVYRQFKNELGLEAEIEKLLQNTKSLEENIILTEQQIEKLLPKPLVCTKCNTELPDEAIYCHKCGLRVVSDQNNKQENESE, encoded by the coding sequence GTGGAATTCTTCAATCGCTTGGGAGAAAGAGCTAAAGAACTTGGGGAGAAGGCAAAGGAAGTTGGTAAACGGCCGACAGAGTTGGTGGAGGTTACCAAGTTAAGATACGAGGTATCTAAGTTAAAAAAGGTGATGGACAACAACATTGAAGCCATTGGTGAGTTGGTATATCGCCAGTTTAAAAATGAACTGGGGCTAGAGGCAGAGATAGAAAAATTATTACAAAATACTAAAAGCCTAGAAGAAAATATCATTTTAACCGAACAGCAAATTGAAAAATTACTGCCTAAGCCGCTGGTTTGCACAAAATGTAACACCGAACTACCCGACGAAGCCATATACTGCCACAAGTGTGGATTAAGGGTTGTCAGCGACCAGAACAACAAACAAGAAAATGAAAGTGAATAA
- a CDS encoding methyl-accepting chemotaxis protein yields the protein MITTAIVGGGNGGAAMLRAFQGIPDVKIIGIADLNDDAVGMQLAREMGIATYNDFMEMLKIPGLEVIIDVTGVKAVREKIEANMSPETLLAEAKVALMMSLLANNKDNMLAELNEQAQSLAGMGEEISATVEQVPEIINEVSDFIRKYGDTLSETIADAKKHLDETDEVLQFIRKVADQTKLLGLNAAIEAARAGQHGRGFAVVAEEVRKLAEHSAVSVKKIATIMNNLEDAMLAIIKSVEENSTLAERQVTAADQVSNAMTQLSQLAEDISRFSEKLSDMQ from the coding sequence ATGATAACTACGGCAATAGTGGGTGGAGGCAATGGTGGAGCTGCCATGTTGCGGGCCTTTCAGGGAATTCCCGATGTCAAAATCATTGGTATAGCCGATCTAAATGACGACGCGGTGGGTATGCAATTGGCTAGAGAAATGGGTATTGCTACCTACAATGACTTTATGGAAATGTTAAAAATACCCGGTTTGGAAGTAATTATTGATGTAACTGGCGTTAAGGCAGTGCGGGAAAAAATTGAAGCCAATATGTCACCAGAAACATTGTTGGCTGAAGCTAAAGTGGCATTAATGATGTCTTTATTGGCAAATAATAAAGATAACATGTTGGCAGAGTTAAATGAACAGGCCCAGAGTTTGGCTGGCATGGGTGAGGAAATAAGTGCCACCGTTGAACAGGTTCCGGAAATAATTAATGAAGTGTCTGACTTTATCAGAAAGTATGGTGATACTTTAAGCGAAACGATCGCAGATGCTAAAAAACACCTGGATGAAACTGACGAAGTGTTGCAATTTATTCGGAAAGTGGCAGATCAAACCAAATTGTTGGGACTTAATGCGGCCATTGAAGCCGCCCGGGCTGGCCAGCACGGGCGCGGGTTTGCGGTGGTGGCTGAAGAAGTGCGGAAATTAGCGGAACATAGTGCGGTATCCGTGAAGAAAATTGCCACTATTATGAATAATCTAGAGGATGCGATGCTGGCCATTATTAAAAGTGTAGAAGAAAACAGCACGTTGGCAGAGCGCCAAGTGACGGCGGCGGATCAAGTCTCCAATGCCATGACCCAATTATCGCAACTGGCCGAGGACATCAGTAGGTTCTCAGAAAAATTGTCTGACATGCAATAA
- a CDS encoding rhomboid family intramembrane serine protease, giving the protein MIIINVYVFIQQVSLGPYMDEFIAKYAVVPYHLLNYYGPIETIAKLTTTMFLHGGWMHMLGNMLYLWIFGDNIEGRMGHVKYLVFYLITGYVATLTHVYLLPDSTVPMVGASGAIAGVLGGYFILFPRAKVLTLLPIFIFITFVRIPALLFLGLWFILQVLNQAMVSSPDAQSVAWWAHIGGFVAGAILIKFFSNKPQIKYY; this is encoded by the coding sequence TTGATTATTATTAATGTTTATGTGTTTATACAACAGGTTTCCTTAGGCCCTTACATGGATGAATTTATTGCCAAATATGCAGTGGTACCCTATCATTTATTAAATTACTACGGACCAATTGAGACCATAGCTAAGTTGACCACCACGATGTTTTTACATGGTGGTTGGATGCATATGTTGGGCAATATGCTTTATCTGTGGATTTTTGGTGATAATATTGAAGGAAGAATGGGGCATGTTAAATACCTTGTTTTCTATTTAATTACCGGTTATGTGGCCACCTTGACCCATGTCTATCTTTTACCAGATTCCACAGTGCCGATGGTGGGGGCCAGCGGGGCCATTGCCGGTGTGTTGGGTGGTTACTTTATACTTTTTCCCCGGGCTAAAGTGCTCACGCTGTTGCCAATCTTTATATTTATAACTTTTGTTCGTATTCCGGCACTATTATTTTTGGGATTATGGTTTATATTACAGGTACTCAATCAAGCCATGGTTTCGTCACCGGATGCCCAAAGTGTTGCTTGGTGGGCACATATTGGTGGCTTTGTGGCAGGGGCAATATTAATCAAGTTTTTTAGTAACAAGCCACAGATTAAATATTATTAA